In the genome of Pseudopipra pipra isolate bDixPip1 chromosome 4, bDixPip1.hap1, whole genome shotgun sequence, one region contains:
- the NDNF gene encoding protein NDNF isoform X2, translating into MLLLHCPLLLLLLPLGSMPQKFPTRDEELFQMQIRDKAFFHDTSVIPDGAEISSYLFRDTPKRYFFVVEEDNTPLAVTVTPCDAPLEWKLSVQELPEEASGEGSGDPEPLEQQKQQITSEEGTELFSYKGNDVEYFVSSSSPSGLYQLDLLSTEKDTHFKVYATTTPESDQPYPELPYDPRIDVTSLGRTTVTLAWKPSPTASLLKQPIQYCIVINKEHNFKSLCAVEAKLSSDDAFMMAPKPGLDFSPFDFAHFGFPADNNSGKERGFLKPSKFGRQTSSKPRVDLHKVCIGNKNIFTVSDLKPDTQYYFDMFAVNTNTNMSTAYVGTFARTKEEAKQKTVELKDGKVTDVFIKRKGAKFLRFAPVSSHQKVTFSVHSCLDAVQIQVRRDGKLLLSQSVEGVRQFQLRGKAKAKYLVRLKGSKKGASMLKILATTRPNKQSFPSLPEDTRIKAFDKLRTCSSVTVAWLGTQERNKFCIYKREVDDNYNEEQKKREQNQCLGPDTRKKSDKVLCKYFHSQNIQKAVTTETIRGLQPGKSYLLDVYVIGHGGHSVKYQSKLVKTRKFC; encoded by the exons ATGCTCCTGCTGCACTGCCcgctgctgttgctgctgctgccactgggcTCCATGCCCCAGAAGTTCCCGACCAGGGATGAGGAGCTGTTCCAAATGCAGATCCGGGACAAAGCGTTTTTTCACGATACGTCCGTCATCCCGGATGGAGCGGAAATCAGCAGCTACCTGTTCCGAGACACCCCTAAAAG GTATTTCTTTGTGGTTGAAGAGGACAACACTCCCTTAGCAGTGACTGTGACACCATGTGATGCCCCCCTGGAGTGGAAACTGAGTGTGCAAGAGCTCCCAGAGGAAGCCAGTGGAGAAGGTTCAG GTGACCCAGAGCCTCTTGAGCAACAGAAACAGCAGATTACCAGTGAGGAAGGCACAGAGCTCTTCTCTTACAAAGGCAACGACGTGGAGTACTTTGTGTCCTCTAGTTCCCCATCTGGGCTGTACCAACTAGATCTGCTGTCCACAGAGAAGGACACCCATTTTAAGGTGTATGCAACCACCACTCCAGAGTCAGACCAGCCTTATCCGGAATTACCTTATGATCCCAGAATCGATGTCACCTCCCTGGGACGTACAACGGTGACCCTGGCGTGGAAGCCAAGTCCCACTGCCTCCCTACTGAAACAGCCAATCCAGTACTGCATAGTCATCAACAAAGAGCACAACTTCAAAAGCCTCTGCGCTGTGGAAGCCAAGCTCAGTTCTGACGACGCCTTCATGATGGCTCCAAAACCAGGCCTGGATTTCAGTCCGTTTGACTTTGCCCATTTTGGCTTCCCTGCGGACAACAACTCCGGCAAAGAGCGGGGTTTCCTGAAACCATCCAAGTTTGGGCGGCAAACGTCCTCAAAGCCCAGGGTTGACCTGCATAAGGTTTGTATCGGGAACAAGAACATCTTCACTGTGTCTGACCTGAAGCCCGACACGCAGTACTACTTTGACATGTTTGCGGTGAACACCAACACCAACATGAGCACCGCGTACGTCGGCACCTTCGCCAGGACCAAGGAGGAGGCCAAGCAGAAAACAGTTGAGCTGAAGGACGGCAAAGTTACAGATGTTTTCATCAAGAGAAAGGGAGCCAAATTCCTGCGGTTTGCCCCCGTTTCATCCCACCAAAAAGTCACCTTCTCCGTTCATTCGTGCCTGGATGCTGTTCAGATCCAAGTGAGAAGAGATGGAAAACTTCTCTTGTCTCAAAGCGTGGAGGGCGTGCGGCAGTTCCAGCTTCGGGGAAAAGCGAAAGCGAAGTATCTCGTTAGGCTGAAAGGGAGCAAGAAAGGTGCTTCCATGCTGAAGATCCTGGCTACAACGAGGCCCAACAAGcagtcttttccttctctcccagaAGACACGCGGATCAAAGCCTTCGACAAGCTCCGCACGTGCTCGTCGGTCACGGTGGCCTGGCTGGGCACGCAGGAGAGGAACAAGTTCTGCATCTACAAGAGGGAAGTGGATGACAACTACAAcgaagagcagaagaaaagggAGCAGAACCAGTGCTTGGGTCCAGACACGAGGAAGAAATCGGACAAGGTTCTCTGTAAATACTTCCACAGCCAGAACATCCAGAAAGCAGTGACCACAGAGACAATCAGGGGCCTGCAGCCTGGCAAGTCCTACCTGCTGGATGTTTACGTGATAGGGCACGGGGGGCACTCTGTGAAATACCAGAGCAAATTGGTGAAAACAAGGAAGTTCTGTTAG
- the NDNF gene encoding protein NDNF isoform X1 produces MLCAYTRMLLLHCPLLLLLLPLGSMPQKFPTRDEELFQMQIRDKAFFHDTSVIPDGAEISSYLFRDTPKRYFFVVEEDNTPLAVTVTPCDAPLEWKLSVQELPEEASGEGSGDPEPLEQQKQQITSEEGTELFSYKGNDVEYFVSSSSPSGLYQLDLLSTEKDTHFKVYATTTPESDQPYPELPYDPRIDVTSLGRTTVTLAWKPSPTASLLKQPIQYCIVINKEHNFKSLCAVEAKLSSDDAFMMAPKPGLDFSPFDFAHFGFPADNNSGKERGFLKPSKFGRQTSSKPRVDLHKVCIGNKNIFTVSDLKPDTQYYFDMFAVNTNTNMSTAYVGTFARTKEEAKQKTVELKDGKVTDVFIKRKGAKFLRFAPVSSHQKVTFSVHSCLDAVQIQVRRDGKLLLSQSVEGVRQFQLRGKAKAKYLVRLKGSKKGASMLKILATTRPNKQSFPSLPEDTRIKAFDKLRTCSSVTVAWLGTQERNKFCIYKREVDDNYNEEQKKREQNQCLGPDTRKKSDKVLCKYFHSQNIQKAVTTETIRGLQPGKSYLLDVYVIGHGGHSVKYQSKLVKTRKFC; encoded by the exons GATGCTCCTGCTGCACTGCCcgctgctgttgctgctgctgccactgggcTCCATGCCCCAGAAGTTCCCGACCAGGGATGAGGAGCTGTTCCAAATGCAGATCCGGGACAAAGCGTTTTTTCACGATACGTCCGTCATCCCGGATGGAGCGGAAATCAGCAGCTACCTGTTCCGAGACACCCCTAAAAG GTATTTCTTTGTGGTTGAAGAGGACAACACTCCCTTAGCAGTGACTGTGACACCATGTGATGCCCCCCTGGAGTGGAAACTGAGTGTGCAAGAGCTCCCAGAGGAAGCCAGTGGAGAAGGTTCAG GTGACCCAGAGCCTCTTGAGCAACAGAAACAGCAGATTACCAGTGAGGAAGGCACAGAGCTCTTCTCTTACAAAGGCAACGACGTGGAGTACTTTGTGTCCTCTAGTTCCCCATCTGGGCTGTACCAACTAGATCTGCTGTCCACAGAGAAGGACACCCATTTTAAGGTGTATGCAACCACCACTCCAGAGTCAGACCAGCCTTATCCGGAATTACCTTATGATCCCAGAATCGATGTCACCTCCCTGGGACGTACAACGGTGACCCTGGCGTGGAAGCCAAGTCCCACTGCCTCCCTACTGAAACAGCCAATCCAGTACTGCATAGTCATCAACAAAGAGCACAACTTCAAAAGCCTCTGCGCTGTGGAAGCCAAGCTCAGTTCTGACGACGCCTTCATGATGGCTCCAAAACCAGGCCTGGATTTCAGTCCGTTTGACTTTGCCCATTTTGGCTTCCCTGCGGACAACAACTCCGGCAAAGAGCGGGGTTTCCTGAAACCATCCAAGTTTGGGCGGCAAACGTCCTCAAAGCCCAGGGTTGACCTGCATAAGGTTTGTATCGGGAACAAGAACATCTTCACTGTGTCTGACCTGAAGCCCGACACGCAGTACTACTTTGACATGTTTGCGGTGAACACCAACACCAACATGAGCACCGCGTACGTCGGCACCTTCGCCAGGACCAAGGAGGAGGCCAAGCAGAAAACAGTTGAGCTGAAGGACGGCAAAGTTACAGATGTTTTCATCAAGAGAAAGGGAGCCAAATTCCTGCGGTTTGCCCCCGTTTCATCCCACCAAAAAGTCACCTTCTCCGTTCATTCGTGCCTGGATGCTGTTCAGATCCAAGTGAGAAGAGATGGAAAACTTCTCTTGTCTCAAAGCGTGGAGGGCGTGCGGCAGTTCCAGCTTCGGGGAAAAGCGAAAGCGAAGTATCTCGTTAGGCTGAAAGGGAGCAAGAAAGGTGCTTCCATGCTGAAGATCCTGGCTACAACGAGGCCCAACAAGcagtcttttccttctctcccagaAGACACGCGGATCAAAGCCTTCGACAAGCTCCGCACGTGCTCGTCGGTCACGGTGGCCTGGCTGGGCACGCAGGAGAGGAACAAGTTCTGCATCTACAAGAGGGAAGTGGATGACAACTACAAcgaagagcagaagaaaagggAGCAGAACCAGTGCTTGGGTCCAGACACGAGGAAGAAATCGGACAAGGTTCTCTGTAAATACTTCCACAGCCAGAACATCCAGAAAGCAGTGACCACAGAGACAATCAGGGGCCTGCAGCCTGGCAAGTCCTACCTGCTGGATGTTTACGTGATAGGGCACGGGGGGCACTCTGTGAAATACCAGAGCAAATTGGTGAAAACAAGGAAGTTCTGTTAG